GAGAGTGTACAGAAGTTGGAATGTACCTAGCAATGTCAAGAGTAGCTGACAGAGAAGGATATCCAGAAGTAGCAGAAGCTTACAAAAGAATAGCTTTCGAAGAAGCTGAGCACGCAGCTAAATTCGCAGAATTATTAGGAGAATGTGTAACTGCTTCTACTGAAGAAAACTTATCAAGAAGAGTTGAAGCTGAGTATGGAGCAACTTCAGGAAAATTCGATATCGCTAAGAGAGCAAAACAATTAGGATTTGATGCTATCCACGATACAGTTCATGAAATGGCTAAAGACGAAGCTAGACACGGAAGAGCTTTCGCAGGATTATTAGAAAGATATTTCGGAAAAAAATTCTAATTAATTCATAAGTAATAAAGAAAAACTAGGTAGGATTCCTATCTAGTTTTTTTATTTTCTAGTAAAAATATATTGATAAAATTAATGAGATAAAGTATAATTATAAAGTCTTAAATTAAAAAGGGAGGTAGAGATGAAAAAGAAATTTAATATGCCAGATACATATGTGATAATATTTTTTGTTGTAATTTTTGCAGCAATACTTACACATACTGTACCTGTAGGGAAATTCCAAATGGAAAAAGTAACTTACATCACTGAAACAGGAGCAGAAAAAACAAGAGTTGTTCCAGTAGCAGGAAGTTTTGCATATGAATTAAATGAACAAGGGGAACCGTTAGTAAAAGGTGTTAAATTTTTTGAGCCAGGTGGAAACGTTGGTGTAGCTAACTATGTGTTTGAAGGAATAACAAGTGGAGATAAATGGGGAACTGCTGTAGGAGTAATAGCTTTTATTCTAATAACAGGAGGAGCTTTTGGTATAATACTAAGAACTAAGGCAGTAGA
Above is a genomic segment from Candidatus Fusobacterium pullicola containing:
- a CDS encoding NADH peroxidase — translated: MAKWRCKVCGEIITDETMTQCPVCKAGKDKWEEVVEGAGRVWATEHKIGEGLACGDAEIIAGLRANFEGECTEVGMYLAMSRVADREGYPEVAEAYKRIAFEEAEHAAKFAELLGECVTASTEENLSRRVEAEYGATSGKFDIAKRAKQLGFDAIHDTVHEMAKDEARHGRAFAGLLERYFGKKF